Part of the Verrucomicrobiota bacterium genome, TCGATCCACCTGATGGTAGATCGGACTTCTTTCCGCCAACAGTTTCCTAATCTCGGACTCCGGATCCGCCACTTGCAGAAGAGGACGGTTTTTGTTTCTTGAGGTGCGCGCAAGGATCGTTTCGGGAGAGGCAAAGAGAGCAACGAGTACTCCCCGACTCTCAACCAGTTCGCGCATACCTTCCGGAACAATCAAACCTCCTCCGCAGGCCACAACGCACCTTTCGGAGGGATGACCCGTTTCTATAAACTCTCTCTCTCTTTCCCGGAACCACGACTCACCCTTCTCAGCAAAAATCTGCGGTATTTTCATCGCAGCCGCTTTCTCAATCGCGCGATCAGAATCGATGAATCGGTATCGAAGAGCTTTCGCCACCTCGCGACCAATCGAGCTCTTACCCGTTCCCATAAACCCGGTCAGATACAGGTTTGGTGTAGAGCTGGCAAAACATGGCGAGTCGGGCATCGTGACCAAAGATCCAATCCAACCAGTCGCGAGTCAAGGGCGGTTGGGTAGCTTCAATGGGACGCGGTTTGCCTTCTCGCGAATCCAATCGATCGACTTACCCACAGCTGGCACACCAATCAACCTCAACTGCCAATACCTCTTTGCTGGAAAATCCAAAAGACTAAATCCAACCAGGAGTGTAAGAAGACCCTGCCCCGGCAAGATCAACATGAGAAGTCCCGTCCCTATCAAACCAATACCCAAAAGATTCTTTAGAACGCGTCGAAGCAAAGCTGCCCGACTCAACTTTCTCCATGAAACCGGATCACGCACGAAATAATCAACAGGCAAACGGACGATCACCAAAGGTATTAAGAAGATGGAAACCAAGAAGAACAACCCACTCCCGATCCCCAGAACTGTCAGCCAAATGCTGTTATCCTCCAGCCACTCAATCACTACTCTAATCGTGCAAGCCTATCGCAAGAACAACCAACTACCGGCTGAAAGCTAGACGAAAAGCAGACTTAAGACGGTAGAAAATCATCCGTGGGGAATAGGGCTGAGGAGAAAGTGGACCCGTCCATGGCGTTCCCAGCCGCAAGTAACAACGGGTAAAGGTAGACTGAGTCATACCCCACTTTCGAAGAAACTGTCTCCGCCCGTCATTTCTCTCCACTCTACCTGTAGACGCGGATTGGAAGTGATAGGCCCTGCTACCTCCGACCCCTTGAAAATGACGAACCCCTGCCTCCCAAAGCTTTCGTGAGAAATCAGGATCGGAGGAAATTCCCGGACTAAACTCTTCCGAGTAGCCACCGACTCTGTTCCACAAAGCCCGCGACACCAGATTCGGAGGCCAATTCGCGCCAGACCAGTCGGCTTTTGGCTGCTCGAGGAATTCTCTAAGCAACTCCGATCTTCGAAAACTTTCTGGAGTCCTACCATAATCGCGCGGTGCGATGACGCAGGCGTTCCGGGAAACTGTGGGTTCGATCATTGTCCCGGAAAGAAACCACTCGGAGTGATCGAGATCATCCACAACCGCCGACAACGCCTCATCCCAACCGGGCAGAACGTACATGTCGTCGTTAACATAACAAATGAAATCGGTGCCCGCCAAAGTAGACGCTTTGTTGAGGGCAACGCAGACTCCCTCGTTTTTTGGGGTCATGGTGTAGGGCAAATTCTCCTGCTCAACCCACTCCAGGCTTCCGTCCGCTCCCTCGTTGAGATGAATGATCACCTCGTGTTCGGTCGCCGAGTGCTCACGGATCGCCTCGACACAAAGTTTCAAGAAAGGTAAATTGTTCCATGATGGAATCAGTATGGAAAACCGATCTGCGGCCATTGCAGTTACGTTCCTCCACTCAGGGTAACCCGGCAAGGTAATTTCCGGCCCGCCTCCCGCGATTCATCAATTCCGGTCCCTGTGCCCAAACAAGACGGGCGGAACTACAGCTCTTTAGTGGAATGATGCGGTAAAACCCGCATTCGTCGATTGACTTGACGATCCGACAAATTGAGGGCTATGCGAAAGCGTCAATTTATGAGAACGAAGAGCGTTCCCGTTGCGACTTGTCTTCCGTCTTCAGCCAAAAGACTACAGAAAGAATCTCCTTGGCCAGGATCGGCACCCTCTCCCAAGGAGCCTTGCTTTGGGACCAATCCTCAGCCGAGATCGATCTTTGTCCAAGCGTTTCCGTTTTTGTGGGAGGTTACTGCGGCGTCGATAAATGCCATGCCCATGCACCCATCCTCAACGTTCGCATATCGGCTTCCATCGCAGTTCCACGGTTCACCTTCTTTCCAAGCGCGGACGTCCTTTTCAAACTCGCGATGCAACCGAGCATACGCGTCATGAAATGCTTCCACGTGGCCAGAAGGAATGGTCGGCTCGTCCAACAGCTCTTGGGGAATGTCTCCGAAGAACCCATCGTTCGGTGAGACTTCTCCCCGCCAGTAGACTCGATCCGGCTGACCCGGTAGGCAGATCGTGATCGCCTCCGCGTTTTCCTGGTTCCACTTCAAAAGCCCCTTGGTTCCGGCAATGAGAATGCCGAGATCGTTCTTGTGCCCATGGCAAATCTGCGATGCACGAACCAAACACTTACCACCATTCGAAAGCTTCCCGTAAACCGTGAAGTGATCATCGATCGGGCGGCCCGGGACCATGCACTCACAGTGCGCAGAGACTTCAGTCACATCAAGGCCGGTAACAAATCGAAGCTGCTCAAGGGCATGAATTCCAATATCCCCACCAGCTCCAGAAGCCCCGGCCCGCTTGGGATCTGTTCTCCAAGCCGCTTGCACTTGGCCCGTATCCTCCAGTTTATCAGCAAGCCATCCCTGCAGGTAGTAGCTATCGACCCAGCGAACTTCACCGATGAGTCCTGACTGAACGATGAAGCGACTCAACCAACTCGTCCAGTGCCCAACATAGGTATGAGCGACGGCAAACGGAATATTGACCTCTTCTACCTTCTTTACGAGCTCCTTTGCCTCCTCAAGATTTACCGTTAGAGGCTTTTCGCACATCACCGGGATACCTGCATCGAGCGCTTTGTAAGCAGGGTCGAAGTGAACAAAATTCGGCGTGACTATGAGAATGTAGTCGAGACGTTCCTCTTCGGGAAGGTCTTTTTGAGCTGCTATCATCTCGTCATAACTCCCGTATCCCTTAACCGGATACGCCCATTCTTTAGCCTCTTCCAAAGCAGCTTCAGGATCGGCACGAAGCACGACAGAGTGGACTTTGCGGGTTCCGTCAAAATGAATTGCCTTTTGGTGGGGGTTGGCGATGAACGCGCCAGCCCCGCCACCAACCATGCCAATTTTAAGGGGTTGTTTAGATGCCATTCTCGGATTCGTTGGGGTTAATTCTTTGGAGAAGTGTTCCTCGCTACTGGTTTTCTTTATCGAAAGCAGCGTCGAAGGCTATTGAGTTCGGTGGGAAGTCAACTTTGCGAGTAAATGATGATGCTTCAGTGGCGCCATAAATTCTATCCATGCGGCCATCCTCCCACTCAACGGAAAGTGGACCTGCATAGCCGATATCATTCAAAGCGACAATTACGTCCTCAAACTTGATGTCACCGTGGCCGAGGGAGCGAAAGTCCCAGTAACGCCGGGGATCCGTGAAATCGGTATGTCCACCAAAAACGCCGACTGTCCCGTCTCCGTGCCCCCACCAAGCGTCTTTCATGTGGCAATGATAGATACGGTCTGGGAACTCGCGAATGAACTTCACGTAATCAACCCCCTGATAACCGAGATGGCTTGGATCGTAGTTGAAGCCGAAACGTTTGTGCGCCCCAACTGCTTCGATCGCACGTTGGGAGGAGGCAATATCGAAAGCGATCTCGGTCGGATGGACTTCGAGAGCAAAATTTACATCCACTTCCTCAAAAACATCGAGAATCGGCAGCCAACGGTCTGCAAAATCTTTAAAGCCCTTCTCGTAGTAGTCTTGGGAAGTCGGTGGAAAAGCGTAGATCGAGTGCCAAATCGACGATCCGGTAAAGCCATTGACTACCGGATGGACCACAGATTCATCGGGCCGGGCATCAAAGAATTTTCGTGCGGCCCGGGCTGTGTCCATCATCTCAACAGCGGCTCTAGAACGGACACTCTCTGGTTCGCCATCCCCCCACACTTTGGGAGACAGAATCGCCTCGTGGCGTTCGTCGATTAAGTCACAGACCGCTTGTCCCACCAAATGGTTGGAGATCGAGTAACAGGTCAGGCCGTTCCCCTGTAATTTCAACCAGAGGTCATTTACATAACGATCCGACTCGAGAGCCTTATCCGTCTCGAAGTGATCGCCCCAACAGGCAAGCTCAACGCCGTCGTAGCCCATTTCTTTGACGAGCGGTAGGAGGTCGTCCAAGGGTAAATCAGCCCATTGGCCGGTAAATAGGGTAACTTTTCGACTCATTTGAAAACGCAAAACTACTTTCAAAACGATGACAACGAAATCTTCTCCACGTCGACCTATCGATCCCGGAAAAACCCCTAAACGCTTGGGTCAAGTTTTGCCGAAACAAGCTGACAAATCGAGAACAGAACCCTTTCCATCCAAACCTTTCGTGCGAAAGAGAACCGGGAATCCTTTCAATTCTCACCCAGACAACCCTTCCCCTTTTGCAGTTGAACCCGACCGAGCCGAAGATACTTTTTTACTTCATGCCGGCGAACACAAGAAACCACGAGGAACTGACCCTGCAAAGCGACCTCTATCTCGCTGAAGCTCCTTCAGAGCGGGGTCTTGATTCAAAAGAGGACAAGTAGTGGAGAGAACTCGGCTAAGCATCCTCGTTGTCGTGGCCATTCTGGAGAAAACCGGAACGAGTTCTTAGAGCAAGGCATGCCTGCATCGATTCTCATTGTCGACGACGAGCCGCACACACTGGAGGGTCTCGAAACTGCTCTTGAAGACCGCTACGATATCTCGACGGCGAGCAACGCAAAGGAGGCATTCAACCACTTGGATAACGATGTCTTCGATGTCGTGCTGACTGATCTTAGAATGGCAGGAAAATCGGGGATGTCGGTAATCGAACGAACCCTGAAGCAATCTCCCCAGCCAGTCTGTATCATGATGACCGCCTACGGGAAAGTTGAGACGGCTGTCGAAGCGATGAAACGCGGCGCGTACGATTTCCTGACGAAACCTGTAAGCCTGGAAAAACTGGAGCTCTTGATCGAACGGGCTCTTAAGTCGGAAAAGCTCAAAGAAGAAAACCAAATTCTCCATGAGCGACTCGACAAGAAGTTCCGCTTTGACGAAATCCTAGGAAACTCATCTTCCCTCCGGAGCGTTCTCGAAACCGTTCGGCTAGTTGCGCCCTCAAAAGCCACCGTATTAATCGAGGGAGAAACGGGAACTGGAAAAGAGTTGATCGCTCAGGCTATCCACCAGAACAGTGAACGCGCGAGACAGCCATTTGTCGCAGTTCACTGTGCTGCACTAGCCGCAAATCTCCTCGAGAGTGAACTCTTTGGGCACGAGAAGGGAGCCTTTACAGGAGCTACAGAGCGAAGAATTGGAAGATTCGAAGCGGCAGACTCAGGTACCCTCTTCCTCGACGAGATCGGCGAAATCGATGCCTCGACTCAAATCAAGCTCTTGCGGTTTCTCGAATCACGTTCCTTTGAGAGACTCGGAAGTGTGAAGCCGGTCGAAGTGGATGTGCGACTCGTCTGTGCGACTAACCGAGATCTCGATTCAATGGCAAGAAAAGGTGAGTTCCGCGAAGACCTCCTCTACCGGCTCAACGTGATCACAGTTGATCTACCTCCCTTGCGCGAGCGCAAGGAGGACATACCCCTTCTACTGGACCATTACATAGAGACTTTTAGCCGCGAGAACGGTATCCCTCCTGCTACCTTGTCCTCTGAAGCAATAGAGATATTGACTCGTTACAGCTGGCCGGGAAACATCCGGGAACTTCGAAACTTCTGCGAAAACACCGTTATTCTCAAACGGGGCGCAAGAATCTCCGAGTATGACCTCGACTCCAAATTCTTTGGGTATGAAGAGCAAAAGACACGAGGTGAACCTTCGCTAATCTCGAACCCTCTTTCAGTGGAGCAAAATGAAAAAAGACTTCTCCGAAACGCTCTGGCTCAAACCGGCGGAAACAAGACAAAAGCTGCCGATCTGCTTGGCGTTAGCCGCCGAACGCTTCATCGGAAGCTTGCACGATGGCCGGAACTTACTGATTCTTGACATCCCACCAAAATGAAAACTCCCCAATTTTTCGTCTGTCTGCTTGTTTTCCTTTCCCTAACCCTTTCCGGAAAAGCCAGAGATGTACAAGTTGCTGGATCGGACTACATTCCAGAAGCATTGATTGATGCGTTGCGTGAATTTGCCTCGAAAGAAGGAGACGAGCTCGAAGTCGATTTAGGAGGGAGCTTACTTGCCTTCCGACAATTCTATGAGGGAGAGGCCGATATCATCCTCGTTGCCATGCCTTTTCAGCGCCCGGAAGACTTGGAGTTCCCGGTTTTCCCGTTCGGCTTCCAGATTGGTGCAGTCGTCGTCAATGCAGACAACCCAATCACTTCGATGACCCAACAGCAATTGGGTGGCGTGTTTGGTGCGCTCAACGAAAACGCCATCGCCCGCTGGTCGGAACTCGGTCTCACCGGAACTTGGCAAAACCGGAATATCGCTGCAGCCTACGCAAACTCGGGAAAGAGTCCGATCCTCGATCTATTCAGCAATCGTTTCCTTCAAGGGGATCCTATTCGTTCGGGAATCCAAGAGTTCTCTTCAGACATTCGGCTAGAGTCTTTCGTAAGCAACGACGATGCTACCATTGGGATCGTAGACTCACTCCCACTTTCCAGCGATTTGAAGACAATCCGCATTCAGACCTCTGATGGAGGAGTTTCTTTCGGCCCAACGCTAGAGAACATAAACTACGGAGACTACCCTCTTTCCTTGGAATACTTCGTCTGCGTTCCGATGAGCCAATACCGTTTCCTTGCGCCTTACATCGAGTTTCTCCTGTCCGACGAGGTAGCCGAGATTCTTCAGCGAGAACGCTTCTTTCCGCTCCTGCGTTCAAGGCGTCTTCAACTCATCGAGGAACTACCCACCAGCTAGTGATCGGAGAGGATCAGAAAGATTCGAATTCTCTGAATCCTGAAGCTGTAGATCGAGCCTTCCGAAAACTACAGGACGACCTAACGAG contains:
- a CDS encoding glycosyltransferase, whose protein sequence is MAADRFSILIPSWNNLPFLKLCVEAIREHSATEHEVIIHLNEGADGSLEWVEQENLPYTMTPKNEGVCVALNKASTLAGTDFICYVNDDMYVLPGWDEALSAVVDDLDHSEWFLSGTMIEPTVSRNACVIAPRDYGRTPESFRRSELLREFLEQPKADWSGANWPPNLVSRALWNRVGGYSEEFSPGISSDPDFSRKLWEAGVRHFQGVGGSRAYHFQSASTGRVERNDGRRQFLRKWGMTQSTFTRCYLRLGTPWTGPLSPQPYSPRMIFYRLKSAFRLAFSR
- a CDS encoding shikimate kinase: MPDSPCFASSTPNLYLTGFMGTGKSSIGREVAKALRYRFIDSDRAIEKAAAMKIPQIFAEKGESWFREREREFIETGHPSERCVVACGGGLIVPEGMRELVESRGVLVALFASPETILARTSRNKNRPLLQVADPESEIRKLLAERSPIYHQVDRAVSTDGRSFSEVREAVLRIYRSGASSQLSG
- a CDS encoding Gfo/Idh/MocA family oxidoreductase gives rise to the protein MASKQPLKIGMVGGGAGAFIANPHQKAIHFDGTRKVHSVVLRADPEAALEEAKEWAYPVKGYGSYDEMIAAQKDLPEEERLDYILIVTPNFVHFDPAYKALDAGIPVMCEKPLTVNLEEAKELVKKVEEVNIPFAVAHTYVGHWTSWLSRFIVQSGLIGEVRWVDSYYLQGWLADKLEDTGQVQAAWRTDPKRAGASGAGGDIGIHALEQLRFVTGLDVTEVSAHCECMVPGRPIDDHFTVYGKLSNGGKCLVRASQICHGHKNDLGILIAGTKGLLKWNQENAEAITICLPGQPDRVYWRGEVSPNDGFFGDIPQELLDEPTIPSGHVEAFHDAYARLHREFEKDVRAWKEGEPWNCDGSRYANVEDGCMGMAFIDAAVTSHKNGNAWTKIDLG
- a CDS encoding sugar phosphate isomerase/epimerase family protein, coding for MSRKVTLFTGQWADLPLDDLLPLVKEMGYDGVELACWGDHFETDKALESDRYVNDLWLKLQGNGLTCYSISNHLVGQAVCDLIDERHEAILSPKVWGDGEPESVRSRAAVEMMDTARAARKFFDARPDESVVHPVVNGFTGSSIWHSIYAFPPTSQDYYEKGFKDFADRWLPILDVFEEVDVNFALEVHPTEIAFDIASSQRAIEAVGAHKRFGFNYDPSHLGYQGVDYVKFIREFPDRIYHCHMKDAWWGHGDGTVGVFGGHTDFTDPRRYWDFRSLGHGDIKFEDVIVALNDIGYAGPLSVEWEDGRMDRIYGATEASSFTRKVDFPPNSIAFDAAFDKENQ
- a CDS encoding sigma-54 dependent transcriptional regulator, with the translated sequence MPASILIVDDEPHTLEGLETALEDRYDISTASNAKEAFNHLDNDVFDVVLTDLRMAGKSGMSVIERTLKQSPQPVCIMMTAYGKVETAVEAMKRGAYDFLTKPVSLEKLELLIERALKSEKLKEENQILHERLDKKFRFDEILGNSSSLRSVLETVRLVAPSKATVLIEGETGTGKELIAQAIHQNSERARQPFVAVHCAALAANLLESELFGHEKGAFTGATERRIGRFEAADSGTLFLDEIGEIDASTQIKLLRFLESRSFERLGSVKPVEVDVRLVCATNRDLDSMARKGEFREDLLYRLNVITVDLPPLRERKEDIPLLLDHYIETFSRENGIPPATLSSEAIEILTRYSWPGNIRELRNFCENTVILKRGARISEYDLDSKFFGYEEQKTRGEPSLISNPLSVEQNEKRLLRNALAQTGGNKTKAADLLGVSRRTLHRKLARWPELTDS
- a CDS encoding substrate-binding domain-containing protein, with protein sequence MKTPQFFVCLLVFLSLTLSGKARDVQVAGSDYIPEALIDALREFASKEGDELEVDLGGSLLAFRQFYEGEADIILVAMPFQRPEDLEFPVFPFGFQIGAVVVNADNPITSMTQQQLGGVFGALNENAIARWSELGLTGTWQNRNIAAAYANSGKSPILDLFSNRFLQGDPIRSGIQEFSSDIRLESFVSNDDATIGIVDSLPLSSDLKTIRIQTSDGGVSFGPTLENINYGDYPLSLEYFVCVPMSQYRFLAPYIEFLLSDEVAEILQRERFFPLLRSRRLQLIEELPTS